The genomic region CGGAATAACCCGGTATCCGTGCGCCTGCATAAACTGCATGACTTCGTGGGAGGGCCGGTTGGTTTTCTCGCTGGCACCCACCAAAGCAATGGTGCGAATAGAGGTGAGGATGTCGCGAATGGAATGTGGGTCTTGAGTTGGCATAGTATTATTACTGCCTTTTAGGAATGGCCTGATCGAGCCACAAGACTAGGAGCGATTGCTCACCAGTTGCAGAAATTCTGACCGCGTAGCCTGGGATTTACGGAACTGCCCCAGCATCATGGAGGTTTTCATTTTTGAGTTCTGTTTCTCCACGCCGCGCATCATCATGCACATGTGCTGAGCTTCGATTACCACCGCAACGCCCTTAGCGCCGGTAACGGTCTCTACGGCTTCGGCAATTTGGCGTGTCAGGTTTTCTTGGATCTGCAGGCGGCGGGCATACATGTCCACAATGCGTGCGAATTTTGATAGGCCTAAAACGCGGCCCTCGGGCAGATAAGCTATATGGCACTTGCCGATAAAGGGCAACATGTGATGCTCGCACATGCTGTAAAGCTCAATATCTTGCACTACGACCATCTCATCCATTGCGGATTCAAACACCGCATTGTTAACGAGATCGCCAAGATTTTGCTGGTAGCCTTGGGTGAGGAACTGCATGGCTTTGGCAGCACGCTTGGGGGTGTCTTGGAGACCTTCGCGGCTGGCGTCTTCGCCCAGCCCGTCGATGATGGCGCGATAGTGGCCCGTCAGGTCGTCAAGGAGTTTGGTCATAGTCTTTTCCGGTTCTCTTCATAATGGTAAGG from Marinobacter sp. LV10R510-11A harbors:
- the folE gene encoding GTP cyclohydrolase I FolE translates to MTKLLDDLTGHYRAIIDGLGEDASREGLQDTPKRAAKAMQFLTQGYQQNLGDLVNNAVFESAMDEMVVVQDIELYSMCEHHMLPFIGKCHIAYLPEGRVLGLSKFARIVDMYARRLQIQENLTRQIAEAVETVTGAKGVAVVIEAQHMCMMMRGVEKQNSKMKTSMMLGQFRKSQATRSEFLQLVSNRS